In Pseudobacter ginsenosidimutans, the following are encoded in one genomic region:
- a CDS encoding MlaE family ABC transporter permease, with amino-acid sequence MTLFTEFGRYLLMIKGMFSKPENGKMYWKELMHQCVEIGIGSLGIVVIISFFMGAVSALQTAYQLVSPVIPKSTIAQIVRDTVILEFSPTLVCIVLAGVVGSKIASELGNMRVSEQIDALEIMGINTKSYLVMPKILGALIMIPLLVVISMALGIYGGRIAGVASGVLSAAQYDKGLLGSYQPYNVFFALIKAYTFAFIISSIPAYYGYYVEGGALEIGRSSTKAVVVSCVAILFADYVLAALLLQ; translated from the coding sequence ATGACGTTATTTACAGAATTTGGCCGTTACCTGCTGATGATCAAAGGCATGTTTTCCAAACCGGAAAATGGCAAGATGTATTGGAAAGAGCTCATGCACCAATGCGTTGAAATTGGCATTGGTTCATTGGGCATCGTGGTGATCATCTCTTTCTTCATGGGTGCGGTATCCGCACTCCAGACCGCTTACCAGCTGGTAAGCCCGGTGATTCCCAAGAGCACCATTGCACAGATCGTACGCGATACCGTGATCCTGGAATTCTCCCCCACCCTGGTTTGTATCGTACTGGCCGGTGTGGTGGGCAGTAAGATTGCCAGTGAACTAGGGAATATGCGTGTGAGCGAGCAGATAGATGCGCTGGAGATCATGGGCATCAATACCAAATCATACCTGGTAATGCCGAAGATCCTGGGAGCCCTGATCATGATCCCTTTGCTGGTAGTGATCTCCATGGCCCTCGGTATTTATGGCGGCCGTATTGCCGGTGTTGCATCCGGGGTACTTTCTGCCGCCCAGTACGATAAAGGTCTGCTTGGCAGTTACCAGCCTTACAATGTATTCTTCGCGCTGATCAAAGCCTATACATTCGCTTTCATCATTTCCAGTATTCCTGCTTACTACGGATACTACGTGGAAGGCGGGGCCCTGGAGATCGGGCGCTCCAGCACCAAGGCTGTGGTAGTGAGTTGTGTGGCCATCCTGTTTGCTGATTATGTACTGGCAGCACTGCTGTTACAATAA
- a CDS encoding ABC transporter ATP-binding protein codes for MIEVKNLKKGFGDKTVINDVSVVMQAGKCNLIIGASGSGKTVFMKCLVGLFSPDSGEILYDGQNFTDMDDEARKEVRKQIGMLFQGSALFDSQTVEQNIMFPLNMFTKDSYQQKLKRVNEVLDRVNLKDVNKKFPAELSGGMKKRVGIARAIVLNPKYLFCDEPNSGLDPQTSLVIDKLINEITKEYNITTIINTHDMNSVMEIGDHIIYMHKGVKEWEGSNKEIIFSKNELLNEFIFASEFLKDAKDMRMLEQTGKIDNNRNMDDLIK; via the coding sequence ATGATCGAAGTAAAAAATCTAAAGAAAGGATTCGGTGATAAAACGGTCATCAATGATGTGAGCGTGGTGATGCAGGCAGGCAAATGTAACCTCATCATCGGCGCCAGCGGCAGCGGTAAGACGGTTTTCATGAAATGCCTGGTAGGATTGTTTTCGCCAGACAGTGGCGAGATCCTTTATGACGGACAGAATTTCACAGACATGGACGATGAGGCGCGCAAGGAAGTGCGTAAACAGATCGGCATGCTCTTCCAGGGTTCTGCACTGTTCGACAGCCAGACGGTAGAACAAAATATCATGTTCCCTCTCAATATGTTCACCAAAGACAGTTACCAGCAGAAACTGAAACGGGTGAACGAAGTTCTCGACAGGGTGAACCTGAAAGACGTCAATAAGAAATTCCCCGCCGAACTCTCAGGCGGTATGAAAAAAAGGGTGGGCATTGCCCGGGCCATTGTGCTCAACCCGAAATACCTTTTCTGCGATGAGCCCAACTCCGGCCTCGATCCGCAGACATCACTGGTGATCGACAAACTCATCAATGAGATCACCAAGGAATACAATATCACCACCATCATCAACACCCATGATATGAACTCCGTGATGGAGATCGGGGACCATATCATCTACATGCACAAAGGCGTGAAGGAATGGGAAGGAAGTAACAAAGAGATCATATTCAGCAAAAATGAATTGCTGAACGAGTTCATTTTCGCTTCCGAGTTCCTGAAAGATGCCAAGGACATGCGGATGCTGGAACAGACCGGCAAGATCGATAACAACAGGAATATGGACGACCTGATCAAATAA
- the sucD gene encoding succinate--CoA ligase subunit alpha produces MSILVNKQSKILVQGFTGTEGTFHAVQMIEYGTNVVGGVTPNKGGTTHLDRPVFNTVADAVKETGANVSIIFVPPAFAADAIMEAAEAGIGLVICITEGIPVQDMVKAKLYLQGTKTRLIGPNCPGVITAGECKVGIMPGFVFKTGKIGIVSKSGTLTYEAADQVAKAGLGVSTAVGIGGDPIIGTTTKEALELFMNDPETEAVVMIGEIGGGMEAEAARWYKEQPNKKPVVGFIAGQTAPPGRRMGHAGAIIGGAEDTAEAKMTILAECGINVVKSPADIGATIAKVIKK; encoded by the coding sequence ATGAGCATTTTAGTGAATAAACAATCCAAAATACTGGTGCAGGGCTTTACCGGTACGGAAGGAACTTTCCACGCTGTGCAGATGATCGAATACGGAACCAATGTTGTGGGCGGTGTTACCCCCAATAAAGGTGGTACAACCCATCTCGACAGGCCTGTGTTCAACACCGTAGCTGATGCCGTAAAAGAAACTGGCGCCAATGTTTCTATTATTTTCGTTCCGCCTGCATTTGCAGCAGATGCTATCATGGAAGCAGCAGAAGCAGGTATCGGCCTCGTGATCTGTATCACGGAAGGCATTCCTGTTCAGGACATGGTGAAAGCCAAACTGTACCTGCAGGGAACCAAAACAAGACTGATCGGTCCCAACTGTCCTGGTGTGATCACAGCGGGCGAATGCAAAGTAGGTATCATGCCTGGCTTCGTATTCAAAACCGGTAAGATCGGTATCGTATCCAAATCAGGAACTCTCACATATGAAGCTGCAGACCAGGTGGCGAAAGCCGGACTGGGTGTATCAACTGCAGTAGGTATCGGTGGAGACCCCATCATCGGGACCACTACCAAAGAAGCGCTCGAACTGTTCATGAACGATCCCGAAACTGAGGCCGTTGTGATGATCGGTGAGATCGGTGGCGGCATGGAAGCTGAAGCAGCACGCTGGTACAAAGAGCAGCCCAACAAAAAACCTGTGGTAGGTTTCATTGCTGGTCAAACCGCTCCTCCCGGACGCAGAATGGGCCACGCAGGCGCCATCATTGGCGGTGCAGAAGATACTGCTGAAGCCAAGATGACCATTCTTGCAGAATGCGGCATCAATGTAGTGAAAAGCCCCGCCGACATCGGCGCTACCATTGCAAAAGTGATCAAGAAGTAA
- a CDS encoding T9SS type A sorting domain-containing protein — protein MKNRYTPLFLSLFLGASITLHAQCPRLAGIMVDACATGNTESRNEFIFCVNGNTNLNVDDLRFTFPTGAAIGAGTTDFAPNTGLAPIGTCLTVLDDGDVIPANAPFIIFMSSNVAVAYDFSSWCTEFGQVYLLYKTNPAPVPPAFLNETSVVGGEQRSVTFNVNGSPACGATYTYDVPVGTGVSVDGNFFRFPEPTAGVSLSPGFVNNGCASPPFELLPVTLEGFTASYRNNNVQLSWSTATELNVSHFEILRSSDGIHYATIGTVAAAGNTSSITRYSYNDNNPSPSRNYYRLKIVDLDGSAEFSKIISIRANASGITLNSLYPNPANEELVIEWNGISNLKTQVSVRNLQGQLLQTQTVTTLAGFNQLKLNTSKLPAGQYFLTLDFGTDNMVQSFLKR, from the coding sequence ATGAAAAATCGCTACACACCACTGTTTCTCTCCCTCTTCCTGGGAGCCAGTATCACTTTACATGCGCAATGCCCGCGACTGGCGGGAATTATGGTAGATGCCTGCGCCACCGGTAATACTGAAAGTCGTAATGAATTTATTTTCTGCGTGAATGGAAATACAAATTTGAATGTGGATGATCTCCGTTTTACCTTTCCAACCGGAGCTGCTATTGGCGCAGGAACAACAGACTTTGCTCCCAATACAGGCCTTGCCCCCATCGGCACCTGCCTGACTGTGCTGGATGATGGTGATGTGATCCCTGCCAATGCTCCTTTCATCATCTTCATGTCGAGCAATGTGGCGGTGGCTTACGACTTCAGTTCCTGGTGCACGGAATTTGGCCAGGTTTATCTATTGTACAAAACCAATCCGGCTCCGGTCCCTCCCGCTTTTCTGAATGAGACCAGTGTAGTGGGTGGTGAGCAACGCAGCGTAACATTCAATGTAAACGGCTCACCTGCCTGCGGCGCTACGTATACTTACGATGTTCCTGTGGGAACGGGCGTTTCAGTGGATGGCAATTTCTTTCGCTTCCCCGAGCCCACTGCAGGCGTGAGCCTGAGCCCTGGCTTTGTCAACAACGGATGCGCCTCTCCTCCCTTTGAGCTGCTGCCGGTTACCCTCGAAGGCTTTACCGCCAGTTACCGGAACAATAATGTGCAGCTCTCCTGGTCAACCGCCACGGAACTCAATGTCAGCCATTTTGAAATACTTAGAAGTTCCGATGGCATTCACTACGCCACTATCGGCACTGTTGCCGCCGCAGGCAATACATCTTCGATTACACGGTACAGTTATAACGATAATAATCCGTCTCCCAGCAGGAATTATTACCGCTTGAAGATCGTTGACCTGGATGGCAGTGCTGAATTCTCGAAGATCATTAGTATCCGCGCCAATGCCAGCGGCATTACCCTGAACAGTCTCTATCCCAACCCGGCCAATGAAGAGCTGGTGATCGAATGGAATGGGATCAGCAATCTGAAAACACAGGTATCGGTACGAAACCTTCAGGGACAGTTGCTCCAAACCCAAACAGTAACAACCCTTGCAGGCTTCAACCAATTGAAACTAAACACCAGTAAGCTGCCTGCAGGACAATATTTCCTCACACTTGATTTCGGCACAGATAATATGGTGCAATCATTCCTGAAACGATGA
- a CDS encoding T9SS type A sorting domain-containing protein, which produces MKHVYLLLFIACYAPLILPAQQCPRIVGIMANGCGTGIQESRNEFIVLVNGNVPLNVNDLNIILPGNGAITPSNDDDFAANTGAVPTGGCISTVDDGAIIPPNTPFVIFMSNLVDVVYDFSSLCEQYGAVYLLYRNLLEPPLPTFLSQSNADTIKTVTLAVNGVAACYANFIWKQQVKGQSSNDGDFYRFPEPVDGKSVSNGFVNNGCASPVLYQNSNPLSGFTATYAEPSVQLNWTTAMELDAAYFEVNRSIDGYNFANAGTVQAQGAAGSVTRYSYNDPGPVLRRTYYRLRVIDRQGNSVYSRTISVRAGNSGITLNNLYPNPVSDVLIVDWTGTNSVKTQLSIRSLGGKILQTNTVTTVQGFNQYRLNTAQLSPGQYFLSLDYENDNIVEVFLKR; this is translated from the coding sequence ATGAAACATGTCTACCTGCTTCTCTTCATAGCATGTTACGCCCCCCTGATCCTGCCAGCGCAGCAATGCCCGCGCATTGTAGGCATCATGGCCAACGGATGCGGCACCGGCATCCAGGAAAGCCGTAATGAATTTATCGTTCTGGTGAACGGAAATGTGCCGTTGAACGTGAACGATCTCAATATCATTCTTCCCGGCAACGGCGCTATCACGCCCAGCAATGATGATGATTTTGCCGCCAATACCGGAGCAGTGCCTACCGGTGGCTGCATCTCAACGGTAGATGATGGCGCTATCATTCCGCCCAATACACCTTTTGTGATCTTTATGTCTAACCTGGTGGATGTAGTGTATGATTTTTCGTCACTTTGTGAACAATACGGCGCCGTATACCTGCTGTACCGGAACCTTCTCGAACCCCCACTGCCAACTTTTTTGAGCCAAAGCAACGCTGACACCATTAAAACTGTCACACTCGCGGTAAACGGTGTGGCTGCCTGTTACGCCAATTTCATTTGGAAGCAACAGGTAAAAGGTCAAAGCTCCAACGACGGCGATTTCTACCGGTTCCCGGAACCAGTAGATGGCAAAAGCGTAAGCAATGGATTTGTGAACAACGGTTGTGCATCCCCGGTACTGTACCAGAACTCGAACCCGCTATCCGGCTTCACAGCCACTTATGCAGAGCCAAGCGTACAGCTCAACTGGACCACCGCCATGGAGCTGGACGCCGCTTACTTTGAAGTGAACAGGAGCATCGACGGTTACAATTTTGCCAACGCAGGTACTGTTCAGGCGCAGGGAGCGGCAGGATCGGTTACCCGGTACAGTTATAATGATCCCGGGCCCGTACTCCGAAGAACTTACTACCGGCTAAGGGTCATCGACAGACAGGGCAATTCCGTCTACTCCCGGACCATCAGCGTACGCGCGGGGAACAGTGGCATAACACTGAACAACCTGTACCCCAATCCTGTCAGTGATGTGCTGATCGTTGACTGGACGGGCACCAACAGTGTGAAAACACAGTTGTCTATCCGAAGCCTGGGAGGAAAGATCCTTCAAACCAATACCGTAACCACTGTACAAGGCTTCAACCAGTACAGGCTAAACACTGCACAACTCAGTCCCGGCCAGTATTTCCTGAGCCTGGACTATGAGAATGATAACATAGTAGAGGTTTTCCTGAAGCGATGA
- a CDS encoding alpha-2-macroglobulin family protein, which translates to MLLKKILLLIPLSFLLVLTTTAQKMNAYDKLWKKVDSLLNKSGLTESALKEVNQIYALAKKEKNEPQQIKALTYRIALDREKQESEQAATAAFAAFDKEIAGTTGNTKAILQSIAAANYWQYYNNQRWRLRNRTATVNFVKDDVNTWSADDFHKKITELFQASLSNEAQLQQTKLSGYDAIIRKGNVRELRPTLFDLLAHRALDYFKSDDRNITRPAYLFEINQAEALADVNSFVSAKFQTKDELSNQFKALQLFQRLLKFHLNDAKPEALVDADIERIEFANTYGTMSNKDELYKQALEKLTAKYGRQPFAAQAWYLLASYYSGLAGRYNAQADTAHRYEYVKAVSILNQVLEDKTPSEGRANSYNLLQQIKQPVLGLQAEKVNVPAQNFRALATFRNISNLQARIIKVNDDELDENRWDDKYWNKLIKQPAFKTFVQRLPDTKDYQQHTTEIPIAGLPVGKYILLVSPDEFSLTRPMAAQHFYVSNIAYISSEHNHHVLNRTTGEPIARAAVQIWNRYYDYKASKYQDRKGEQFVTDQYGAFTVSRSKTRDDNQYRIEISAGEDRLAIQDYQYNGSYNPNDNIQKETNSTFLFTDRAIYRPGQIIYVKGIMVNRNNLGNKSSIITNRATVLDLMDANGQKVSSIPVTTNAYGSYSARFTLPTGLLNGNFRIVDTFTKSDVNFNVEEYKRPKFEVTVDQPTGTYRLNETITVEGTAKAYAGNNIDGASVSYRVVRRNIYPFYDYYLPKIWPPGRMDEVEITNGTTTTDANGKFKVSFSALPESNADKKSMVRFIYQVSADVTDINGETRSGNTSVSVGFQALVLSVDAENELPVDSLATIRVNSTNLNGAFEKATVTLNAYPLQAPQRQFRSRYWEQPDEFVLTEEEYHRLFPNDIYKDGNQPSKWQRGASVLNITDTTSTDGKFATGKLKLPAGWYVIEVTTKDKFGEEVKALKYLLLSAATDLHPEAYFAIDSKKQPYEPGQTIQYTIKTNLGKAFIIRDLVRKDEKYVKDFITLTQNKQSFTIPVTEEDLGNIGVTMAFVKNNRFYTASDMFAVPYSNKELKITYETFRDKTLPGSQEKWKVKLSGSKNEKVAAEMLTAMYDASLDQFVDHSWNKPSLYPQLYMNKYWNGRANFASVQADRKNINTDYQSFRKEYDELETGVDVNGYFAGVGNERLMYMRSAAPAAAKKEITLADGVPVALEASAEAGNSKDEAFALADSTSSKSAPAPSPSVRTNLNETAFFLPELQTDADGNVEFSFTMPEALTTWKWMIMAHTKELAFGYSTKNIITQKELMVQPNAPRFLREGDRIDFSTKIVNLSGKELTGQVQLLLVDPSTNQSVDGWFNNVMPNQYFTVAAGQSTPVSFSMLIPYQYNRPLTYRIVAEAKGGEQSLSDGEQAILPVVSNRMLVTESLPLPMRGNGSKDFSFTKLLQSGGSETLGHQSLTVEFTTNPAWYAVQSLPYLMEYPYECAEQLFNRYYANALATNIANSTPTLKATFERWKNADTSALLSNLMKNEELKSVLLQETPWVLQAQDETKQKKQIGLLFDMVRMSTELQSSLNKLLDLQSSNGGFVWFKGGPDDRYISQYIATGIGRLRQLNALPKDAEGITGLIETIVPYLDKKIKEDYDYLVKHKTKLTDNNLGYTQIQYLYMRSFFPEIKVLAASKTAYDYYRKQSQQFWLKQNRYMQGMIAIALNRTGDKTVPKAIMASLKENAIRNEEMGMYWKETNTGYGYYWHQAPIEKQALLIEAFKEVSNDTKAVEDAKTWLLKQKQTQNWRTTKATADAVYALLLQGNNWLASTPEVQVTLGSQTLRSNEKNQEAGTGYFKDAIEGSKVKPEMGNIKVTVSNAANSAAPSWGSVYWQYFEDMDKITHAATPLNLQKKLFVERNSDRGPVLQPVNEGDILKVGDKIKVRIELRVDRDMEYVHMKDMRASCMEPVNVLSGFRYQGGLGYYESTKDASTNFFFGYLRKGTWVFEYPMFVTHTGNFSNGITTIQCMYAPEFTSHSEGVKVVVEK; encoded by the coding sequence ATGTTGCTGAAAAAAATCCTGTTACTTATTCCATTATCCTTTTTATTGGTCCTAACCACTACAGCACAAAAAATGAATGCTTACGACAAACTATGGAAAAAAGTGGATTCCCTTCTCAACAAGAGCGGGCTTACTGAATCCGCACTCAAAGAAGTGAACCAGATCTATGCATTGGCCAAAAAAGAGAAGAATGAACCGCAGCAGATCAAAGCGCTTACCTATCGCATAGCACTCGACAGGGAAAAACAGGAATCGGAGCAGGCCGCTACTGCTGCTTTTGCCGCCTTCGATAAAGAGATCGCCGGCACTACAGGCAATACAAAGGCCATCCTGCAAAGCATTGCCGCAGCCAACTACTGGCAGTATTACAATAACCAGCGCTGGCGCCTCCGCAACCGCACAGCTACCGTTAACTTCGTGAAAGATGATGTGAACACCTGGTCAGCGGATGATTTTCATAAAAAGATCACCGAACTTTTCCAGGCATCACTCTCCAATGAAGCGCAATTGCAGCAGACAAAACTTAGTGGCTATGACGCCATCATCCGCAAAGGAAATGTACGCGAGCTTCGTCCTACCCTTTTCGACCTGCTGGCTCACCGTGCACTCGACTATTTCAAATCAGACGACCGCAATATCACCCGCCCGGCTTATCTCTTCGAGATCAACCAGGCAGAAGCACTGGCAGATGTGAACAGTTTTGTGTCGGCAAAATTCCAGACAAAGGATGAACTGTCCAACCAGTTCAAAGCGCTTCAGCTCTTTCAGCGCCTGCTGAAATTCCATCTCAACGATGCAAAACCAGAAGCACTGGTGGATGCCGATATCGAACGTATCGAATTTGCCAACACTTACGGCACCATGTCCAATAAGGATGAACTGTACAAACAGGCGCTGGAAAAGCTCACGGCAAAATATGGCCGCCAGCCCTTTGCAGCACAGGCATGGTACCTGCTGGCCAGTTACTATTCCGGCCTGGCAGGAAGGTACAATGCGCAGGCGGATACAGCCCATCGCTATGAATATGTAAAAGCAGTATCCATCCTTAACCAGGTGCTGGAAGACAAAACCCCATCTGAAGGAAGGGCCAATAGTTACAATCTCCTGCAACAGATCAAACAACCGGTCCTTGGACTGCAGGCAGAGAAGGTGAATGTACCCGCTCAAAACTTCAGGGCCCTGGCCACTTTCAGGAATATTTCCAATTTACAGGCGCGCATCATCAAAGTGAATGATGACGAGCTCGATGAAAACCGCTGGGATGATAAATACTGGAACAAACTCATCAAACAACCTGCATTCAAAACATTCGTGCAACGCCTGCCCGACACGAAAGACTATCAGCAACATACAACCGAAATTCCCATAGCCGGCCTTCCCGTTGGTAAATACATCCTCCTGGTAAGTCCCGATGAATTCTCCCTCACCAGGCCGATGGCAGCACAGCATTTCTATGTTTCCAATATCGCTTACATATCAAGTGAGCACAATCACCATGTATTGAACAGAACAACCGGCGAACCCATCGCCCGCGCTGCCGTTCAGATCTGGAACAGGTATTATGATTACAAGGCCAGCAAGTACCAGGACAGGAAGGGCGAGCAATTCGTAACCGATCAGTACGGCGCCTTCACCGTGTCCCGTTCAAAGACAAGGGATGATAACCAGTACCGGATCGAGATCAGTGCAGGAGAGGATCGCCTTGCCATCCAGGACTATCAATACAACGGCTCCTACAATCCGAATGACAATATTCAGAAAGAGACCAACAGCACCTTCCTCTTCACAGACCGCGCTATCTATCGTCCTGGTCAGATCATATACGTGAAAGGGATCATGGTGAACAGGAATAATTTGGGCAACAAATCATCCATCATCACCAATCGCGCCACTGTGCTGGACCTGATGGATGCAAACGGACAGAAGGTGAGCAGCATCCCCGTAACCACCAATGCTTACGGCTCCTATTCAGCCCGCTTCACATTGCCCACAGGTTTGCTCAATGGCAATTTCAGGATCGTGGACACTTTCACTAAATCCGATGTCAACTTCAATGTAGAAGAATACAAACGCCCGAAATTTGAAGTCACCGTTGATCAGCCAACCGGCACTTACAGACTGAATGAAACCATTACCGTGGAAGGAACTGCCAAAGCCTATGCCGGCAATAATATCGACGGAGCCAGTGTGAGCTATCGCGTAGTTCGCCGGAATATCTATCCTTTCTATGATTATTATTTGCCCAAGATCTGGCCTCCCGGCAGAATGGATGAAGTGGAGATCACCAATGGCACCACCACTACAGATGCCAATGGTAAATTCAAGGTTAGCTTCAGTGCATTACCGGAAAGCAATGCAGATAAAAAATCGATGGTCAGGTTCATTTATCAGGTAAGCGCAGACGTTACTGATATCAATGGCGAGACCCGAAGCGGCAATACCAGCGTGAGCGTGGGTTTCCAGGCTTTGGTGCTTAGTGTGGATGCTGAAAATGAATTGCCTGTTGACAGTCTTGCTACTATCCGGGTCAACAGTACCAATCTCAACGGCGCATTCGAAAAAGCAACCGTAACACTGAATGCTTATCCTTTGCAAGCGCCCCAGCGCCAGTTCCGCAGCCGTTACTGGGAGCAACCCGATGAATTTGTATTGACGGAAGAAGAGTACCATCGCCTCTTCCCCAATGATATTTATAAAGATGGGAACCAGCCATCCAAATGGCAACGCGGCGCCAGTGTACTGAACATTACAGACACAACCAGCACCGATGGTAAATTTGCTACAGGCAAACTGAAACTGCCCGCAGGATGGTATGTGATCGAAGTGACCACCAAAGACAAGTTCGGAGAAGAAGTGAAAGCACTCAAATACCTGCTGCTTTCCGCCGCCACTGATCTCCATCCGGAAGCCTACTTCGCCATCGATTCGAAGAAACAGCCCTATGAACCGGGACAGACCATTCAGTATACCATCAAAACCAACCTGGGCAAGGCTTTCATCATTCGAGACCTGGTTCGTAAAGATGAAAAGTATGTAAAGGACTTCATCACCCTCACACAAAACAAACAATCCTTCACCATTCCCGTTACCGAAGAAGACCTCGGTAATATTGGCGTAACGATGGCTTTTGTGAAGAACAACAGGTTCTATACCGCCAGTGACATGTTCGCAGTTCCTTACAGTAATAAGGAACTGAAAATAACATACGAAACCTTCCGCGATAAAACGCTTCCCGGCAGCCAGGAAAAATGGAAAGTGAAACTGAGCGGCTCGAAGAATGAAAAAGTAGCGGCAGAAATGCTAACAGCCATGTATGATGCGTCCCTGGACCAGTTTGTGGACCATAGCTGGAATAAGCCTTCGCTCTATCCACAGCTTTATATGAACAAATACTGGAACGGCCGGGCCAATTTCGCATCTGTTCAGGCAGACAGGAAAAATATCAATACAGACTATCAAAGTTTCCGCAAGGAGTATGATGAGCTGGAAACGGGAGTTGATGTAAATGGATATTTCGCGGGAGTTGGAAACGAAAGACTGATGTACATGCGCAGTGCCGCGCCGGCAGCAGCAAAGAAGGAAATAACGCTTGCAGATGGCGTCCCCGTTGCACTTGAGGCGAGTGCAGAAGCAGGCAACAGCAAAGATGAGGCTTTTGCTCTTGCTGATTCAACAAGCAGCAAATCTGCTCCTGCTCCTTCACCATCCGTTCGCACCAATCTCAACGAAACCGCCTTCTTCCTTCCAGAGCTTCAGACAGATGCCGATGGCAATGTTGAATTCTCATTCACTATGCCTGAAGCCCTCACCACCTGGAAATGGATGATCATGGCGCATACCAAAGAGCTGGCCTTCGGCTATAGCACCAAGAACATTATCACTCAGAAGGAGCTGATGGTTCAACCCAATGCGCCCCGCTTCCTTCGCGAAGGAGACCGCATCGATTTCAGCACCAAGATCGTGAACCTGAGCGGTAAAGAGCTCACCGGACAGGTACAGCTGCTGCTCGTCGATCCATCTACCAATCAATCCGTGGACGGCTGGTTCAACAATGTAATGCCGAATCAGTATTTCACAGTGGCAGCCGGACAAAGCACGCCCGTGAGCTTTTCCATGCTGATCCCTTATCAATATAACCGTCCGCTTACCTACCGTATAGTAGCTGAAGCCAAAGGCGGAGAGCAGAGCCTTTCCGATGGAGAGCAAGCCATCCTGCCCGTAGTGAGTAATCGTATGTTGGTCACCGAAAGCCTGCCACTCCCGATGCGTGGCAATGGCAGCAAGGATTTCAGCTTTACCAAATTGTTGCAGAGCGGTGGCAGCGAAACACTGGGCCATCAATCCCTCACTGTTGAGTTCACCACCAATCCTGCCTGGTATGCAGTGCAGTCGCTGCCCTACCTGATGGAGTATCCTTACGAATGCGCAGAACAATTGTTCAATCGCTATTATGCCAATGCACTTGCCACCAATATCGCCAATTCAACCCCAACATTGAAAGCCACTTTCGAGCGTTGGAAGAATGCGGACACCAGCGCCCTCCTGAGTAACCTGATGAAGAATGAAGAACTGAAATCAGTACTCCTGCAGGAAACGCCCTGGGTATTGCAGGCGCAGGATGAAACCAAACAGAAGAAACAGATCGGTCTGCTCTTCGATATGGTTCGCATGAGCACCGAGCTGCAATCATCCCTCAATAAACTGCTGGACCTCCAGAGCAGCAATGGCGGATTTGTGTGGTTCAAAGGCGGTCCTGACGACCGCTATATCAGCCAGTACATCGCAACCGGCATCGGCCGTTTAAGGCAGCTCAATGCATTACCGAAGGATGCGGAAGGTATCACCGGTTTGATCGAAACCATCGTTCCCTATCTCGATAAAAAAATAAAAGAGGATTACGATTACCTGGTGAAGCATAAAACAAAGCTCACTGATAACAATCTCGGCTATACGCAGATCCAGTATCTCTACATGCGCAGCTTCTTCCCCGAGATCAAGGTTCTGGCTGCCAGCAAGACTGCCTACGATTATTATCGCAAGCAATCGCAGCAGTTCTGGCTGAAGCAGAACCGTTACATGCAGGGCATGATCGCCATTGCGCTGAACCGCACAGGCGATAAAACTGTGCCCAAAGCCATCATGGCTTCCCTGAAAGAAAATGCGATCAGGAACGAAGAGATGGGCATGTACTGGAAAGAGACCAATACTGGTTACGGATACTACTGGCACCAGGCGCCAATCGAAAAACAGGCACTGCTCATCGAGGCATTCAAGGAAGTAAGCAACGATACAAAAGCAGTGGAAGACGCCAAAACCTGGTTGCTGAAACAAAAGCAAACACAGAATTGGCGCACCACCAAAGCCACTGCCGACGCGGTTTACGCTTTATTGTTGCAAGGTAATAACTGGCTCGCATCAACACCGGAAGTGCAGGTTACACTCGGCAGTCAAACGCTCCGCAGCAATGAAAAGAACCAGGAAGCAGGCACCGGATACTTCAAGGATGCGATCGAAGGCAGCAAGGTGAAACCTGAAATGGGCAATATTAAAGTGACCGTGAGCAATGCAGCCAACAGCGCCGCTCCCAG